One region of Oncorhynchus nerka isolate Pitt River linkage group LG22, Oner_Uvic_2.0, whole genome shotgun sequence genomic DNA includes:
- the LOC115104757 gene encoding sex-determining region Y protein-like produces the protein MYFDRIPPHSDLCITKAMFESDEFCGASSQSEQMSEAQSLGSVPSSHLSVNSDSSCSSPEPKPLAEPRVRRPLNAFIIWTKEERRRLAKLNPELENKELSKMLGKTWKDMSLAEKRPYMQEAECLRVQHTIDHPKYKYRPRRKKQLKKGPKTLPVEALVPLNYLIQNHCHQQQAYPNPAIYPNTQAYFSHMPGTYPNRSNYPDPSATFPNKLLEYSNTGTYPAEPHPYYSTQHGLQHCEVPSPAYAVSHWEQGDFMAQGLQLFSSTDLSLEFYLEQIHLDMLYDLERSEFEQYLSPPPCRPEPMESSYHQQGSLREA, from the exons ATGTACTTTGATCGGATCCCCCCACATTCCGATCTTTGCATAACGAAAGCCATGTTTGAAAGCGACGAGTTCTGCGGTGCGTCTTCCCAGAGTGAGCAGATGTCCGAGGCGCAGTCCCTCGGCTCTGTCCCATCCAGTCATCTCTCGGTCAACTCCGACTCCAGCTGCTCTAGTCCTGAGCCGAAACCATTGGCAGAGCCACGGGTCAGAAGACCGCTGAACGCCTTTATTATCTGGACCAAGGAGGAACGCAGACGCCTTGCCAAACTCAACCCTGAACTAGAGAACAAGGAACTCAGCAAAATGCTCG GTAAAACTTGGAAGGACATGTCTCTGGCGGAGAAGCGGCCCTACATGCAGGAAGCAGAGTGCCTGAGAGTACAGCACACCATCGACCACCCCAAGTACAAGTACCGGCCCCGCAGGAAGAAGCAGCTGAAGAAGGGCCCCAAAACCCTACCTGTGGAGGCCCTGGTCCCTCTCAACTACCTAATCCAGAACCATTGCCATCAGCAGCAAGCCTACCCAAACCCAGCCATCTACCCAAACACACAGGCATACTTCTCCCATATGCCCGGGACCTACCCAAACAGGTCCAATTACCCAGACCCATCAGCCACATTCCCTAACAAGCTTCTAGAATACTCTAACACAGGGACATACCCAGCAGAGCCTCACCCATACTACTCTACCCAGCATGGGCTGCAGCATTGTGAGGTCCCCAGCCCAGCCTATGCTGTGTCTCATTGGGAGCAGGGGGACTTCAtggcccagggcctccagctgtTCTCCTCCACTGACCTCTCTCTGGAGTTCTATCTGGAGCAGATTCACCTAGATATGCTGTATGATCTGGAGCGCAGTGAGTTTGAACAGTACCTGAGCCCGCCCCCATGCAGGCCTGAGCCAATGGAGTCCAGTTATCACCAGCAAGGCAGCCTACGGGAGGCCTGA